Within Gammaproteobacteria bacterium, the genomic segment ATAAATAAGAAAATTTCCACGGAAGTTCTTGTTACAAAAGTGAGTAAAAATAAATTTACAGTTCATAGTTTAAGACCAATTATAATCAATTCAGTTGATTATAATTTGTCTGAGGGCATTACCAAATTACAAGAAGCTGCAAAACTGCCATCAATTGCAACTTCAGTCCCTGTTAATTTCACTTTGGTTTTTAGTAAAAGGTTTGAATAAATTTCAGAGATTCTTTTCTCAGAAAAAATTTAACAGAAAATACATCTGGTTTTCGATGAACCTTAACTATTAAACATCGAATAGCTTAAACATGATAAAACAAGAAACATTTATCCAAAAATTCTTCAGGATGGAGTCAGCCGGCGGAATCACCTTAATGCTGGCTGCCATTGCAGCCATTCTTTTTGCCAATTCACCGTGGAAACCCTATTACAATTTACTTTTGGATACGCCGGTTGAGGTCAGAATAGGTGCATTGCAAATTGCGAAACCTTTATTATTGTGGATTAATGATGGTTTGATGGCCGTTTTCTTCTTTTTGGTCGGTTTAGAGCTAAAAAGAGAACTGGTTGAGGGCGAATTATCCAGTGTCAGCAAAATTATTCTTCCGGCAGCAGGAGCTATTGGAGGAATGTTGGTACCTGCGTTAATTTATTATTATTTTAACAGTAATGATTCAGTTGCAATGCAAGGTTGGGCGATTCCGGCAGCAACTGATATTGCTTTTGCTTTGGGTGTTTTGTCTTTATTGGGCTCAAGAGTTCCTGTTACAATTAAAATTTTTCTGACATCTCTGGCAATTTTCGATGATATTGGTGCAATCGTAATTATCGCTCTTTTCTATACATCAAAAATATCTGTTACATCGCTTGTCGTTGTAGCTGCTTGTATTGCTGTATTATTTTGGTTAAGAAAACGTCAAAATGAATCAACCAGTCTGTTAATTTTTATTGGAGTCATCATGTGGGTTGCCATGCTAAAGAGTGGAGTTCATGCAACTCTGACAGGTATTATCTTGGCAATGTTTATTCCCTTGAAGTCAAAATCTAAAGCCGATTATTCCCCGCTAAAGAGCATGGAACATGATTTGCATTCGGTTGTCGCCTTTGCTATTTTACCAATTTTTGCTTTTGCAAATGCGGGAATCAATTTTTCCGGAGTTGGAATGGAACAAATATTTCATAGTGTTTCTCTAGGTATTGCATTAGGTTTATTTGCCGGAAAACAAATCGGAATTATGTTTTTTTGTTGGTTGGCAGTGAAATTAAAAATGGCGAAATTGCCGGATTCTTTTTCCTGGATGTCTATGTATGGAGTCGCCACATTATGTGGAATTGGGTTTACCATGAGTTTGTTTATTGGCTCTTTGGCATTTGAAGAAACCTCGGTTAATTTATTATTCGATGAAAGAATGGGAATTCTGTTAGGCTCTCTATTTTCCGGAGTTTTGGGTTATTTGATTCTGCGTTTTAGCTTGAAGCAAACCAAATAAAACTACAAGCCAGACTCTATGATTTCAGTTTCTATTTCAACCAATTCAATAGTGCTGTTTAAGCAGATTTTTTGGTCTCTGATGGCGCTCAGTTTTCTCGATTCCGGTTCCATTACCCCTAAAGATTGTTGTATTCCGATTTCTTGAGAAGAACCATTTTTACATATATATTTTCTGAATTTTAGAACTGGTTCAATCGTATCAGCACTGTTGTTTTCGACTTTCCATTCGACCTGCCAACCGGAATTTTCTCTTTTTTGCCTGAAACTGACTTCAACATCATCCCTGTTTTTGGTTTGCACATAGCGACTCCATGATTCTGCGTGAGCAGAGCTGAATAGAGTTGATATAAGAAAGAGTTTAAGAGTTTTATTTATCACGTTTAAACCAAAATTTATCCGGGTTCTTTTCTCCAAAAACTCGTGCTTCAAGATGTCCTGAATGAACTGCTTGGGCAATTAAACCAGGAGTAAAAGCATCACCAATCAAGGAGAAATGTTTAAACTTGTTATTGTTCTCCAGAGTTGTAAAGATTTGGTCTTCAGGTTCTCTTTCGGTCACAAGTATTAAGGTATCACATTTGGTTTCTTGTTGCTCGCCACTATAGACACATTGATGGTGTACACGCCCATCTTGAGCTTTAACCAATTGTCGATTCAAAAACAATGGCACATTTTTTTGCATCAACCGTGAATGAATTCGTTCTTGTTCAAGAGTGTTTTCAGTCCATGCGGATGCTTTGGATTCCGGTGTCAAATAACTCACGCTACAACCTTGATCTGAGCATAATTCAGAAATGACACCTGCCATGTAATTGTTCTCTGCATCAAAGACCAGAACATTTCCGAAGGGTACAACACCATCCATAATGTC encodes:
- the nhaA gene encoding Na+/H+ antiporter NhaA, yielding MIKQETFIQKFFRMESAGGITLMLAAIAAILFANSPWKPYYNLLLDTPVEVRIGALQIAKPLLLWINDGLMAVFFFLVGLELKRELVEGELSSVSKIILPAAGAIGGMLVPALIYYYFNSNDSVAMQGWAIPAATDIAFALGVLSLLGSRVPVTIKIFLTSLAIFDDIGAIVIIALFYTSKISVTSLVVVAACIAVLFWLRKRQNESTSLLIFIGVIMWVAMLKSGVHATLTGIILAMFIPLKSKSKADYSPLKSMEHDLHSVVAFAILPIFAFANAGINFSGVGMEQIFHSVSLGIALGLFAGKQIGIMFFCWLAVKLKMAKLPDSFSWMSMYGVATLCGIGFTMSLFIGSLAFEETSVNLLFDERMGILLGSLFSGVLGYLILRFSLKQTK